TATTTAGAATCTCTTGGAGAAAAGAAACATATCACCCAAGAGCTCTCCAATAGCGATATAGAATGCCTCAAAAATTTTGGTTTGTTCCTTTCTAAATCGCGGCAGAAAGCGATTGACCCAGAAGTCTTTTTAGATAACGCCACCGATATCATCTCAACCATTACCCGAGAGCTCTCGGAAGTAGAAAAAAGAACCAGCTCACCGAAAATAGAGGACATTGAAGAAGCTGTTTCAGCGCTCGATATCAATACTGAGTTTCCACTTGATACCGATATTCCGACTTTCTCTGATTTCAATCTTGGCGACATCACGGAAGAAATTACAAATATTGCGCTGGATGATGAGCAACTACTCCCCGACTTGCTTCAAGAAACAGAGCCAGCAAAAGAAGCAAAATCGCCTGTGGAGCTAAAACCCGAAGGCTATATTGAGTTTGTTGCCGCCATTTTAAACCAGGTTAAAAGCGAACTGCATCATTCGCCAGATGCGCTTCACTTGATTCAGTTACTCTTAAAAGCGGAAAATCTCATCCCTGCCATTTCAGAAACCGGCATTGCTTGCCTTACCGGATTCGCTGAATTTGTTGAATTAGCCGAGAAAAATCAGCTGCCAATCGAAAACTTACTGGAGCACCGCGAAGGCATTGTCAACGCGCTCATTGGCGAGTTAAAAACCTATCAGGCCGAGCCACAACCAGAAGACGCTACAAGTGAAAAACAGCAACTTGAAATAGAACAAAAAGCGGTTCAGAGCGAACCTGACCAAACGCATCTTGCTGAAAAACGAAAAGCTCGCCACGAATTTCCAATAGCCGATGTCGATGAAACACTTTCCTTGACAGACCTTTTTGTTGGAAAAGAAACGCTACCTGAAACAACAAAAGCAGAAATACAAGAAAATGACGACAACCGGCTTGAAGCATTCCCTGAAGAAACAGATTCAGCGATAGTGGCAACCCTCGAAGTAGAAGGCGAGCTACAGCTTCCAGCTTTAGAAGATGATTTGGAAATTAGTTCGCCAGAACAGGCTTTCTCCGATTCGCCTGCTGATGAGCTACAGCTTCCAGCTTTAGAAGATGATTTGGAAATTAGCTCGCCGGAACAGGCTTTTTCCGATTCGCCTGCTGATGAGCTACAGCTTCCCGCTTTAGAAGATGATTTGGAAATTAGCTCGCCGGAACAGGCTTTTTCCGATGCACCTGCTGATAAGCTACAACTTCCCGCTTTAGAAGATGATTTGGAAATTAGCTCGCCGGAACAGGCTTTTTCCGATGCACCTGCTGATGAGCTACAACTTCCGGCTTTAGAAGATGATTTAGAAATTAGTTCGCCGGAACAGGCTTTTTCCGATGCACCTGCTGATGAGTTACAGCTTCCAGCTTTAGAAGATGATTTGGAAATTAGTTCGCCCGAGCCAGAGAGAATCCAAGACGAAGCCGACATAGCGAAGGCCGAACCGGAAATCACATCTTTGGAGAATGACGATTTAGAAGGCTTTGATGAATTGATCGTCCAAGACAATGTTGCAGACGAACCATCTGAGAATATTTCGCCAATGGCTGGGTCATTGGAAGACTTTCTGACCATCGACGAAGATGAAATTGAGTTCGATACGTCCGAAAATATTGTTAGCGAAGACAACATTGAAACAACAACTGTTGATAAAATCCCTGAAGCTGCACCTGAAGAAAATCTGGATGACGATCTCAGCGGAGACTTTTTCAACGAAGATCTTGAACTACTTTCTGGCAACGAAGACTTTAACACATTTACAGCTTCACCAAAAAGCGAGAAAGAAATAGAGCCCGCGAGTTATTTCGAAGAACCTGCCGGGCCTTCGACTTCTGCTCCGCCTCCACCAGAGGAAAGCCAAGAGCCTGAACTTGAGGACATTTTCAATTCGGATCTCTTACTTGACGAATCACTGGTTGATGATTCAGATTTGCTGTCTGAGGATATAGATTATTCATCCACATTCAAAAACATCGACACGCCAAAGAACGAAGATCAGGAACTTGAATTTCTTGGAGACACACTATTAGACGATAGCTTTGAGACTTTCGAGAACTTGACCGACAGCGTTGAAGAAACGCAAGACGATTTACAGGAGGACTCAACCCTCCAAACTCAGCCAGAAGAAATTCAGCTTGAGAGCCTTGATGAAAATATACAACTTGAATCGAACGAGATCAGCGAAGCAGAAATAGATGACTTGTTTGCATTTGATTCAGATAGTGAGACGGAAGAAATGCCGGAAAGCATCGTCCAATCGGAAATAGAAACGGCTTCCCTTTCCGATTTACAAGATGATGATTCTCTGACGAGCGAAGGCGCTGCCGAAGACATTTCAGACGAGCTTTCCATTCCTGACGACGAAACGCGCTTGCTTGACGAAATTGATCTATCCGAAAGCGCTCCTGAAACTGACATGCTTACCAGTTCGTCCGATGATGAGTCTCTGACAGTTGAACGCGCTTCAGAGGAAGATTTCGAGCAAAAAGAAGAACCTGACGAGCAATTTGCCGATAAAGATGACGCCACACCGCCTCATGATAATCTTGACATCTTTATCAGCGACAACCTGACCCTTAACGATGACATAGAGCTCACAGAAGAAACTGATGTTTTCGATGAGATTGAAGCATTCCGAAAGAAAATGGAGTTGCTTACTAAGCCTCATCATGATTTCTCGGAGCTCGGTGATAGCATAGCCGAAACACATGAAGACTTGTTTCTTCCTGATACGCCGGAATCAGAGCAAAATCCAACCGCGCAATCTGAGTTTACCTCTGAAGCATCCAGAGAAGCGGATTCCACTCGCGACCTATTTATCAACGATTCGCCAGAAGAAACAGATCTGGATACTGAGCATCCATTGACTGCATCTGAGGAAACACTTTCCAGTAGCGAATTAGAAACAGAATCAGAAACTGAACTTGAGCAACCGTCAAGCCCCATCGAAATAGAACCGACTCTTGAAGAAACCACCGCTTTGCCGGAAGACGCTCCGATGAATTTTGAGGACGCTCCTTCTCAGGATGATACGCTGGCTGGACTCTTCTCTGACGACGAAACAGAAAACATCATAAATGAGTCGTTTGCTTTAGATGATTCGTTTTTAAACGATGACAACTTGGTTTTGGATGACGCTGCGTTTTCAGAAACTGAAGAAACTGAAGCTGAAATAGAAAGCGAATCCACGCCTAAGTTTGAACCCGATGAAATTCAGGCCATCTTCTTAGAAGAAGCTTATGAATATCTGGAAAAGCTCAACGAAGATCTTTTAGAATTAGATAAAACGAGTGGAACGCTGCAGCCGGATCTCATCAACGGCGTGCTTAGAAGCTCACACACACTAAAAGGCTCTGCGGCAATGGTTCAGCTCCATCATATCAGCGAGTTAGGCCATAAAATGGAGGATGCGCTTCAGGTTGTCCGCGACAAAAATCTTAAAACACCTCCCGAACTTGTAGATCTGCTCTTCCATGCTGTTGATGCGATCACAGCAATGATTAAACATTTCAGGGAAACGGGAAAAGATGATAACGACAAGTGCGAGGCTATTATCGAGACGCTGGTAGACTATACACAACAGCTTGAAACCAAAGGAGAAATTACTAGCGCATCCAGTAAGTCTCGTTTTGAACCTGATGAAATTCAACAGGCATTTTTGGAAGAAGCCGAAGAATATTTAGAAAACCTTAACATCGACCTGCTTCAATTAGATAAACTTTTCGGAACTGAGCAGCCTGAGATTATTCATCGCGTGCTTAGAAGCGCCCATACGATCAAAGGCTCAGCTGCGATGGTTCAGCTTCGCAACATCAGCGAGCTTGCCCACAAAATGGAAGACTCGCTACAAATCGTCAGGGACAAAAATCTTAAAGTGCCGCGCTTGTTGGTTGATACCTTATTCCAGTCGGTGGATGCCATCACGGAAATGACCAACCACTTCAAGAAAACAGGCGAGGATAGCAATGAGCACACAAAAGAGCTCATCGACACATTAGCGGAATACGAAAAGCAATTAGCAGACACGGGTGAGATAAAAGCGATTGCCAAAAAAGGCCTGTTTAAGCCAAATGAAATTCAGCAGGTTTTCTTAGAAGAAGCTTCCGAATTTATTGACAAGCTCAATGTTGATTTGCTCGATCTCGATAAGGCTGCTGGCACAATTCAACCCGACTTGGTGAATCGCGTCATGCGTGAAGCTCATACCCTGAAGGGCTCGGCGGCAATGGTTCAGCTTCACAACATCAGCGAACTTGCCCACAAAATGGAAGACTCGCTGCAATTTGTTCGCGACAATAACATCAGCATTCCTCGCCCATTGGTTGATGTGCTCTTCCAATCGGTTGATGTGATCAATGA
Above is a window of Chloroherpeton thalassium ATCC 35110 DNA encoding:
- a CDS encoding Hpt domain-containing protein; translated protein: MSFKDAHFDQVSAEMLQSISTHLIKMVEDALQESQHSVFLHDYVADVPALEQTKSPEDISSFAAESEQLFSSFSNNEIEEDSETLPSLSEEAMQAFTSEIESELTQEAQPEQQAAAKQEESKTHQVKDTSYAFFIKAILEKVQKQLPKNEAGNQAEKALSKILSHSDICAVLAGSTIPCLINFVDFISNLEAKKIDLSTLSGYSIEIIEELNQALTNHFAQGGTFTLHVEEISDDDGNENVDSEVLSKEKQLDEKYYNFTHTVLDQVKINLQNQPSIVNYLESLGEKKHITQELSNSDIECLKNFGLFLSKSRQKAIDPEVFLDNATDIISTITRELSEVEKRTSSPKIEDIEEAVSALDINTEFPLDTDIPTFSDFNLGDITEEITNIALDDEQLLPDLLQETEPAKEAKSPVELKPEGYIEFVAAILNQVKSELHHSPDALHLIQLLLKAENLIPAISETGIACLTGFAEFVELAEKNQLPIENLLEHREGIVNALIGELKTYQAEPQPEDATSEKQQLEIEQKAVQSEPDQTHLAEKRKARHEFPIADVDETLSLTDLFVGKETLPETTKAEIQENDDNRLEAFPEETDSAIVATLEVEGELQLPALEDDLEISSPEQAFSDSPADELQLPALEDDLEISSPEQAFSDSPADELQLPALEDDLEISSPEQAFSDAPADKLQLPALEDDLEISSPEQAFSDAPADELQLPALEDDLEISSPEQAFSDAPADELQLPALEDDLEISSPEPERIQDEADIAKAEPEITSLENDDLEGFDELIVQDNVADEPSENISPMAGSLEDFLTIDEDEIEFDTSENIVSEDNIETTTVDKIPEAAPEENLDDDLSGDFFNEDLELLSGNEDFNTFTASPKSEKEIEPASYFEEPAGPSTSAPPPPEESQEPELEDIFNSDLLLDESLVDDSDLLSEDIDYSSTFKNIDTPKNEDQELEFLGDTLLDDSFETFENLTDSVEETQDDLQEDSTLQTQPEEIQLESLDENIQLESNEISEAEIDDLFAFDSDSETEEMPESIVQSEIETASLSDLQDDDSLTSEGAAEDISDELSIPDDETRLLDEIDLSESAPETDMLTSSSDDESLTVERASEEDFEQKEEPDEQFADKDDATPPHDNLDIFISDNLTLNDDIELTEETDVFDEIEAFRKKMELLTKPHHDFSELGDSIAETHEDLFLPDTPESEQNPTAQSEFTSEASREADSTRDLFINDSPEETDLDTEHPLTASEETLSSSELETESETELEQPSSPIEIEPTLEETTALPEDAPMNFEDAPSQDDTLAGLFSDDETENIINESFALDDSFLNDDNLVLDDAAFSETEETEAEIESESTPKFEPDEIQAIFLEEAYEYLEKLNEDLLELDKTSGTLQPDLINGVLRSSHTLKGSAAMVQLHHISELGHKMEDALQVVRDKNLKTPPELVDLLFHAVDAITAMIKHFRETGKDDNDKCEAIIETLVDYTQQLETKGEITSASSKSRFEPDEIQQAFLEEAEEYLENLNIDLLQLDKLFGTEQPEIIHRVLRSAHTIKGSAAMVQLRNISELAHKMEDSLQIVRDKNLKVPRLLVDTLFQSVDAITEMTNHFKKTGEDSNEHTKELIDTLAEYEKQLADTGEIKAIAKKGLFKPNEIQQVFLEEASEFIDKLNVDLLDLDKAAGTIQPDLVNRVMREAHTLKGSAAMVQLHNISELAHKMEDSLQFVRDNNISIPRPLVDVLFQSVDVINEMINHFKKTGTDNSSNQPELVALLQSYFQQLEEKGDIVEVGKSQQLIHAAEPNEALSKASATPKAAPTLVAEQTVRIDITALNNLVNLSAELVIARNRLNNELSSIYGIINQFLKERNALGQISKKITVSIQKGAKGKAAKEEEIDEDAQDLIQAIPVASAAVTFSDVLKEFSESEFDRFSDLDIISRDVKSSILNFDDSIKELRDLTTFINQNIVKVSNIANDLNRVIVGMRMVPVKQMFIRFSRSVRDIAKNEEKKINLLTEGDDTKLDKMVMEDVIEPMMHIVRNAIGHGLEKPEERRKNGKNETGQLILRAYQKGNRVILEVEDDGKGISVEKVKRKAIEKGIITESEATTITPEATTELIFRPGFSTAEKVTELHGRGVGLDVVYTTIRNLKGFVNIETKEGQGTKFIISLPLTLAISDALLIEAAGNTYAIPLDMVFETVNIPDYAIEHEDNKMFVNIRNERIELAYLNALLNYNSDILKFKAMLPVVVIELEDRKVAVGIEKLINKEEIVVKTLGSHLRNVRGVIGATIMGDGQVVIILDMNYLLRAPEAKGRDVYITFESQPTQKEVAKEIEEPKRQKRKRKGEKITVLAADDSPSVRKYIQSVLHQADIDVVSVDDGLNALNKLPTANCDLIITDLEMPRMNGFELVSEVRKLSQYKDIPIIVVTARAGDKHRRKGIELGANAFLNKPFDPVQLIETIESFVS